A region from the Pristiophorus japonicus isolate sPriJap1 chromosome 14, sPriJap1.hap1, whole genome shotgun sequence genome encodes:
- the zcchc17 gene encoding zinc finger CCHC domain-containing protein 17 isoform X2 — MEELPDKYIIFQGEVASVTEYGAFIKIPGCKRQGLVHKSHMSASRVDNPAEIVDVGEKVWVKVIGKEMKDGKVKLSLSMKAVNQGSGTDLDPNNVALDQDERRKRKFRDFTGQKITLEAVLNTVCKKCGCKGHFAKDCFMQPGGVKYSLVPDDEVEPADCSSQSEFQPPKKKKKVKYLHSCLG; from the exons ATGGAGGAGTTGCCCGACAAGTACATAATCTTCCAGGGCGAG GTTGCATCTGTAACCGAATATGGAGCATTTATTAAAATTCCTGGTTGCAAACGACAAG GTCTTGTTCACAAGTCACATATGTCAGCAAGTCGGGTGGATAATCCGGCCGAGATTGTTGATGTTGGAGAAAAAGTTTGGGTTAAAGTAATTGGAAAAGAG ATGAAGGATGGCAAAGTCAAGCTTTCTCTTTCAATGAAGGCTGTCAATCAAGGGTCTGGGACGGATCTCGATCCAAATAATGTTGCTCTTGA CCAGGATGAGCGAAGGAAACGCAAGTTTAGAGACTTTACGGGGCAGAAGATAACACTCGAAGCTGTCCTAAACACAGTCTGCAAaaagtgtggatgtaaag GACATTTTGCGAAAGACTGCTTCATGCAGCCTGGAGGCGTTAAATATAGTCTAGTTCCTGATGATGAGGTGGAACCAGCCGACTGCTCCAGCCAATCTGAATTTCAACCTCCAAAGAAGAAAAAGAAG GTGAAATACTTGCATTCTTGTTTGGGGTAA
- the zcchc17 gene encoding zinc finger CCHC domain-containing protein 17 isoform X1 produces the protein MEELPDKYIIFQGEVASVTEYGAFIKIPGCKRQGLVHKSHMSASRVDNPAEIVDVGEKVWVKVIGKEMKDGKVKLSLSMKAVNQGSGTDLDPNNVALDQDERRKRKFRDFTGQKITLEAVLNTVCKKCGCKGHFAKDCFMQPGGVKYSLVPDDEVEPADCSSQSEFQPPKKKKKEKEKKKRKKSKEKVSSSESHSSEMSDANSEQDLADTKRHNKHSEKTERLHKKKKHKKHKHKESRKRD, from the exons ATGGAGGAGTTGCCCGACAAGTACATAATCTTCCAGGGCGAG GTTGCATCTGTAACCGAATATGGAGCATTTATTAAAATTCCTGGTTGCAAACGACAAG GTCTTGTTCACAAGTCACATATGTCAGCAAGTCGGGTGGATAATCCGGCCGAGATTGTTGATGTTGGAGAAAAAGTTTGGGTTAAAGTAATTGGAAAAGAG ATGAAGGATGGCAAAGTCAAGCTTTCTCTTTCAATGAAGGCTGTCAATCAAGGGTCTGGGACGGATCTCGATCCAAATAATGTTGCTCTTGA CCAGGATGAGCGAAGGAAACGCAAGTTTAGAGACTTTACGGGGCAGAAGATAACACTCGAAGCTGTCCTAAACACAGTCTGCAAaaagtgtggatgtaaag GACATTTTGCGAAAGACTGCTTCATGCAGCCTGGAGGCGTTAAATATAGTCTAGTTCCTGATGATGAGGTGGAACCAGCCGACTGCTCCAGCCAATCTGAATTTCAACCTCCAAAGAAGAAAAAGAAG gaaaaagaaaagaagaaacggaaGAAGAGTAAAGAAAAGGTATCTTCCTCCGAGTCCCATTCGTCTGAGATGTCAGACGCAAACAGTGAGCAGGACCTTGCAGATACCAAAAGGCACAACAAGCATTCAGAAAAGACTGAACGATTACAcaaaaagaaaaaacataaaaaacACAAGCATAAGGAATCCAGAAAGAGAGATTAA